The Desulfovibrio piger DNA segment GTCTGGCGTCCTGATTTTATTTACAAGGGCAGTTTCGTCCTTGTATGCCCCGGTGCCCTAAAATCCCAAGTCTTCACTGCTCAGGGGCTTTAGGGACCGGCAATCAGCTAGGCATCTCATGGAAAGGAAGACCTGAACAAGTCCCCTGTGGCGGCTTCACAAAGGCGACACGGTTATCGCGCCAGTTATCCGTAGTACGGCGGGTCAGGCCAGAAGTCTGCAAAAAATATCGAGAGTATTGCATAAAGAATGTTATAATGGCATACTCCAGTTAAGGAGTTCTTTATGCAATACTGTCCAAAATGTGCGTCAGAGCGGATTGTGAAGAATGGAAGACACTTGGAGCGTCAGAGATTTCGCTGCAAAGACTGCGGTTTTCAATTTACCCGTGACACTCCCAGAGGACGACCGGCAACGGAAAAGGCAATGGCCATCCTGCTTTATACTTTGGGCCTTTCGTTTAATGCCATAGCACGTATTTATGGAGTTGCAACATCGACCGTCATGCGTTGGGTCCGGGATTTCGCTGAAAAAACTTATGAAAAGCCTTCTCCTGGGGAAGCTGTCATCATAGAACTTGATGAGATGTGGCACTATTTGCATTCAAAAAAAACAAACTATGGCTCTGGAAAGCTTATTGTCGCGATACCGGTCAACTCATTGACTGGGAATGTGGCAATCGTGACCAAAGCACTCTTGCAAGATTGATGGCAAGGCTTCACCGTTGGTCTGTCTGGTTCTTCTGTACCGACAACTGGAAAGTATATCCACGGGAAATACCCGAGGACGACCTCATTCAAGGAAAACGGGGAACCGTGCGAATTGAACGAAATAATGCCCGCCAAAGACACTGGTTTGCCCGTTTCAAACGTAAATCTCAGGTGGTTTCAAGGTCCTTGCGAATGGTTGATCTCACAATATCTCTCTTTGCCAGATTTCATGTGAACGGGCAAAGAGAAGATATTTTATCATTCTTTTAGCAATACTCTCAAAATATCTTCTGCAGACTGAAGAAGGATAACTGCCATGTATCACGCATCCTCTGCCGCCTGGACAAAGGCGTGCTGGGTACTCCAGGGGGCTCCTGCCCATCACGGAAGCCTGCCGACTGAGGCAAAATCATCGCTGCCTCTTGTCGCCTGTCACGTCCCCGCATTGCTGTGGCAAGCTGCTTGCGACCACTTGCTTAGGAGGCAGTAGCTCAGGCAGGCTTGCTCCTTCCGGCGGCCAGCAAAAGGGAAATGGCACATCACGGCATTGACCCGATGCCTCCCGGAATCCCCCTCCGACAGCCCCCTTTGCAAACTGGCGGGAGCGCATACGCGCCCCCGCACAGGCCATAATCAGGATCAGATATCCAGAGCGGCGTGATAGCCCCAGTAGACGGCATTGGTGATGGTGGAAACGCGGGCGGCATCACCGATGATGCGCACAAAGGGCGCGCCATCCTGCAATTCTTCCACGATATCCGAGCACGAACGCTGCCCAAGGGCCGCAATGACGCTTTTGCCGGGCACGAGGAACTGCCGCCCTTCCTTGTCTTCACACCAGATGCCGTCAGGGCGGACTTCCAGGCCCCGGCAGCCGGTGTGGACAGTGGCGTACTTTTCCACTTCCTTCAGCAGCAGGGGGCGGTGGCGCACGTTGGCATCAGGCGCAAGGGCATCCCGCATCTCCACGACATGGACGGTCTTGCCTTCCTGGCCCAGATGGATGGCGCACTCACACCCGGCAAGGCCGCCGCCGAAGACGACCACATCTTCCCCGACCTTGTCCTTTTCCTTATAGTAATTGTTGACCACGACCACATTATCGCCCTTCAGCCCGGGGATGGGCGGCAGCAACGGACGGGACCCCACAGCGATGATCAGGGCATCGGGCGCCTCCCGTTCCACATATTCCGCGGTCACTTCCGTATTGAGGCGAATCTCCACGCCGGCCTTGCGGGCAAGGTGGGCATAGGTCCCGGCCAGCTGATACATCTCGTACTTGAAGGGAAGAGCCTGTTCACTG contains these protein-coding regions:
- a CDS encoding IS1 family transposase (programmed frameshift) encodes the protein MQYCPKCASERIVKNGRHLERQRFRCKDCGFQFTRDTPRGRPATEKAMAILLYTLGLSFNAIARIYGVATSTVMRWVRDFAEKTYEKPSPGEAVIIELDEMWHYLHFKKNKLWLWKAYCRDTGQLIDWECGNRDQSTLARLMARLHRWSVWFFCTDNWKVYPREIPEDDLIQGKRGTVRIERNNARQRHWFARFKRKSQVVSRSLRMVDLTISLFARFHVNGQREDILSFF